A genomic segment from Lutibacter sp. A80 encodes:
- a CDS encoding BPL-N domain-containing protein, whose translation MRIYIFIIALFSLFACNTKQNNQNESVNTTEKLKIAVFNGNGAGEVSVIETIEALKIDTGIVALPLSASEIQEGKLSEFDALIFPGGSGSKQLLNLGEKGQEIVTDFVVNQGKGIIGICAGAYLLSSTQGYPNLKLASSIHIDRAHYNRGRGLIEFELTKTGLKVFPELENQRIFTQYYDGPVLVKNDSAAVQFEEMGKYVTDIHPDNFAPEGITPGKTFMLRQNSGKGKVFLIAGHPESTPGMRWMVPRMARWVCGSELVNYNKKWVRPQINNKPIIFDKALKKEEKDNYWLLFSENSQEQIKAITKLHELRSRPAVRWNIGLLRSVHAKTRRMAAKTLKETEYTYAVPDIETALKVENDSLTKITLQESINFLNNK comes from the coding sequence ATGAGAATTTATATTTTTATAATCGCTTTGTTTTCTCTTTTTGCTTGTAATACCAAGCAAAATAACCAAAATGAATCTGTAAATACGACCGAAAAATTAAAAATTGCTGTTTTTAATGGAAATGGAGCAGGAGAAGTTTCTGTAATTGAAACCATTGAAGCTTTAAAAATTGATACAGGAATTGTTGCACTACCTTTAAGTGCTTCTGAAATACAAGAAGGAAAATTAAGTGAATTTGATGCTTTAATATTTCCAGGAGGAAGTGGAAGTAAACAATTATTAAACCTTGGTGAAAAAGGGCAAGAAATTGTAACAGATTTTGTTGTAAATCAAGGTAAAGGTATAATTGGTATTTGCGCAGGCGCTTACTTACTTTCATCAACACAAGGATATCCTAATTTAAAATTAGCAAGTTCAATTCATATTGATAGAGCACATTACAATAGAGGACGCGGACTTATTGAATTTGAATTGACTAAAACAGGCTTAAAAGTTTTTCCTGAATTAGAAAATCAACGAATTTTTACTCAATATTATGATGGACCTGTATTGGTGAAAAATGATTCAGCAGCAGTACAGTTTGAAGAAATGGGGAAATATGTAACAGATATTCATCCTGATAATTTTGCCCCAGAAGGCATAACGCCAGGCAAAACATTTATGCTTAGACAAAATTCAGGAAAAGGAAAAGTGTTTTTAATAGCAGGTCATCCAGAATCTACCCCAGGAATGCGGTGGATGGTTCCTAGAATGGCACGTTGGGTATGCGGAAGTGAATTGGTAAATTACAACAAAAAATGGGTTAGACCTCAAATAAACAACAAACCAATTATTTTTGATAAGGCTCTAAAAAAAGAAGAAAAAGATAATTATTGGCTTTTATTTAGTGAGAATTCACAAGAGCAAATTAAAGCAATAACTAAATTACATGAGTTGCGTTCTAGACCAGCAGTTAGGTGGAATATAGGACTTTTAAGAAGCGTGCATGCTAAAACCAGAAGAATGGCTGCTAAAACTTTAAAAGAAACAGAATATACTTACGCTGTACCAGATATAGAAACGGCTTTAAAAGTTGAAAACGATTCGCTAACTAAAATAACTCTTCAAGAATCCATTAATTTTTTAAACAATAAATAA
- the lysS gene encoding lysine--tRNA ligase — translation MQLSPLEIVRRESLQKLRELGINPYPAAAFKTTANIKEITSNFSSFEGKEVVLAGRMMSRRIMGKASFAELKDASGRMQIYVNRDEISSEENPTMYNTVFKKLLDMGDIIGIRGDVFKTKVGEVSVNVKELTVLSKSLRPLPVVKTDADGKVHDAFSDAEQRYRQRYVDLIVNDHVKETFIKRTKITNSMRDFFNKRGYLEVETPVLQPIPGGAAARPFMTHHNALDMPLYLRIANELYLKRLIVGGFDAVYEFAKDFRNEGMDRTHNPEFTVMELYVAYKDYNWMMNMTEELLEKIAIDTNGTSEVQIGENKVNFKAPYPRVPILEAIKIHTGYDVAGMNEDELRDVCRKVGIEVDETMGIGKMIDELFGEKCEHLYIQPTFITDYPKEMSPLTKEHRSNPALTERFELMVNGKELANAYSELNDPIDQKERFEEQLKLSEKGDDEAMFIDQDFIRALEYGMPPTSGIGIGIDRLVMFMTNNASIQEVLFFPQMKPEKKAPSIELNDDEKSVFEILTKAEKIALPELKSQSKLSNKKWDKTIKSLTKYNLAKVNNTDEGLFVELV, via the coding sequence ATGCAATTATCACCACTTGAAATAGTTAGAAGAGAATCTTTACAAAAACTACGTGAATTAGGTATCAATCCATATCCAGCAGCAGCATTTAAAACCACTGCTAACATAAAGGAAATTACTTCTAACTTTAGCTCTTTTGAAGGTAAAGAAGTTGTTTTAGCCGGTAGAATGATGAGCCGAAGAATAATGGGTAAAGCTTCTTTTGCAGAATTAAAAGATGCTAGTGGAAGAATGCAAATTTACGTAAACAGAGACGAAATTTCTTCTGAAGAAAACCCAACTATGTACAATACTGTATTCAAAAAATTATTGGATATGGGAGACATAATAGGAATTAGAGGAGATGTTTTTAAAACTAAAGTTGGTGAAGTTTCCGTTAACGTTAAAGAACTAACTGTACTTTCTAAAAGTTTACGTCCACTACCTGTAGTAAAAACTGATGCAGATGGAAAAGTACACGATGCGTTTTCTGATGCAGAACAACGTTATCGCCAACGTTACGTAGATTTAATTGTAAACGACCACGTTAAAGAAACATTTATTAAACGTACAAAAATCACAAACTCTATGCGTGATTTTTTCAACAAAAGAGGTTATTTAGAAGTTGAAACACCTGTATTACAACCAATTCCGGGTGGTGCTGCTGCTAGACCTTTTATGACACATCATAACGCATTAGATATGCCTTTATATTTGCGTATTGCAAACGAATTATACCTAAAACGATTAATTGTTGGTGGTTTTGATGCTGTTTACGAATTTGCAAAAGACTTTAGAAACGAAGGAATGGACAGAACTCACAATCCAGAGTTTACTGTAATGGAACTTTATGTTGCGTACAAAGATTACAACTGGATGATGAATATGACAGAGGAACTTCTTGAAAAAATTGCAATTGACACAAATGGAACTAGTGAAGTGCAGATTGGAGAAAATAAAGTAAACTTTAAAGCTCCATACCCAAGAGTCCCTATTTTAGAAGCTATTAAAATCCATACAGGTTACGATGTAGCCGGAATGAACGAAGATGAACTAAGAGATGTTTGTAGAAAGGTTGGAATTGAAGTTGATGAAACAATGGGTATTGGTAAAATGATTGACGAACTATTTGGTGAAAAATGTGAACACCTTTATATTCAACCAACATTTATAACGGATTATCCAAAAGAAATGAGTCCACTAACAAAAGAACACCGATCAAACCCAGCTTTAACAGAACGTTTCGAATTAATGGTTAACGGAAAAGAATTGGCTAATGCTTACTCTGAGTTAAACGACCCAATTGATCAAAAAGAACGTTTTGAAGAACAATTAAAATTATCTGAAAAAGGTGATGATGAAGCTATGTTTATAGATCAAGATTTTATTAGAGCTTTAGAATATGGTATGCCTCCAACCTCTGGTATTGGTATTGGTATTGACCGTTTGGTTATGTTTATGACCAACAACGCATCTATACAAGAAGTACTTTTCTTCCCTCAAATGAAACCAGAGAAAAAAGCACCTTCTATAGAATTAAATGATGATGAAAAATCTGTTTTTGAAATTCTTACTAAAGCAGAAAAAATAGCTTTACCAGAATTAAAATCTCAAAGTAAATTAAGCAACAAAAAATGGGATAAAACCATTAAAAGTTTAACAAAATATAATTTAGCCAAAGTTAATAATACTGATGAAGGCTTATTTGTAGAATTAGTATAA
- a CDS encoding heavy metal-binding domain-containing protein → MKRSILILVAIFSFSVLFTACKETKKENVETEFHENQDYSSEKEANNSVYQCPMDCEDGKTYDAKGTCPVCKMDLKMAAKE, encoded by the coding sequence ATGAAAAGATCAATATTAATTTTAGTTGCAATTTTTTCTTTCTCAGTACTATTTACAGCTTGTAAAGAAACTAAAAAAGAAAATGTTGAAACAGAATTTCACGAAAATCAAGATTATTCAAGTGAAAAAGAGGCTAATAATAGTGTTTACCAATGTCCAATGGATTGTGAAGATGGAAAAACGTATGATGCTAAAGGTACTTGTCCAGTATGTAAAATGGATTTAAAGATGGCTGCTAAGGAGTAA
- a CDS encoding GAF domain-containing protein: MNTTELKKSISTIIDTSSSQELMLQSICDLLKQEINYYDWVGFYFKNGDKNELKLAQFAGEPTEHTIIPFGKGICGQVAVSNENFVVQDVASQDNYISCGWKVKSEIVIPIFVNNENIGQIDIDSHTVNPFTKDDEKLLEFICEKVASTL; this comes from the coding sequence ATGAATACTACTGAATTAAAAAAATCAATTTCAACAATAATAGACACTTCATCAAGTCAAGAGCTTATGCTGCAAAGTATTTGCGATCTCTTAAAACAAGAAATCAACTATTACGATTGGGTTGGATTTTATTTTAAAAATGGAGATAAAAACGAATTAAAATTAGCACAATTTGCAGGTGAACCAACAGAACATACTATAATTCCATTTGGAAAAGGTATTTGTGGACAAGTTGCTGTTAGTAATGAAAACTTTGTAGTTCAAGATGTTGCTAGTCAAGACAATTATATTTCTTGTGGTTGGAAAGTAAAAAGTGAAATTGTAATTCCAATTTTTGTAAACAATGAAAATATTGGACAAATTGATATTGACTCACATACAGTAAATCCTTTTACAAAAGACGATGAAAAACTACTCGAATTTATTTGTGAAAAAGTAGCAAGTACTTTATAA
- the purH gene encoding bifunctional phosphoribosylaminoimidazolecarboxamide formyltransferase/IMP cyclohydrolase produces MTTTKKAASALISVFHKDGLEPIVKKLNSLGVTIYSTGGTESFIKDLGIDVIPVEDLTSYPSILGGRVKTLHPKVFGGILSRRDNESDISQLKEYKIPELDIVIVDLYPFEKTVASGAPEQDIIEKIDIGGISLIRAAAKNFKDVICVSSMSQYDEFLEIITEGNGATTLEQRKNFAAKSFAVSSHYDSAIFKYLNKNELAFRESFNDASALRYGENPHQKGYFFGNLEELFEKLHGKELSYNNLLDVDAAVNLMNEFKNDAPTFAILKHNNACGLAQRATLKQAYVDALAGDPTSAFGGVLISNKEIDADTAAEIHKLFCEVVIAPSYSVEALELLKGKKNRIILIQKDIELPNHQYRTALNGVLFQEKDNKTDNANVMTTETVTAPSDNELEDLFFASKICKHTKSNTIVLVKNKQLYASGTGQTSRVDALEQAIAKAKHFNFDLTDAVMASDAFFPFPDCVEIAKKAGVNAVIQPGGSIKDQLSIDYCNNNKMSMIFTGTRHFKH; encoded by the coding sequence ATGACCACAACTAAAAAAGCAGCTTCTGCATTAATATCTGTATTCCACAAAGATGGATTAGAACCAATTGTTAAAAAATTAAATAGCTTAGGCGTAACCATTTACTCTACTGGCGGAACTGAAAGTTTTATAAAAGATTTAGGAATTGATGTAATTCCTGTAGAAGATTTAACTTCATACCCTTCAATTTTAGGAGGTCGCGTTAAAACATTACACCCTAAAGTTTTTGGTGGAATTTTATCAAGAAGAGATAATGAAAGTGATATATCTCAATTAAAGGAATATAAAATTCCAGAATTAGATATTGTAATTGTTGATTTATATCCTTTTGAAAAAACAGTAGCTAGTGGAGCTCCTGAACAAGATATTATTGAAAAAATTGATATTGGAGGTATTTCTTTAATTAGAGCTGCTGCAAAAAACTTTAAAGATGTAATTTGTGTTTCATCTATGAGTCAATACGACGAGTTTTTAGAAATAATAACTGAAGGAAATGGCGCAACTACATTAGAACAACGCAAAAACTTTGCAGCAAAATCATTTGCCGTTTCTAGTCATTACGACAGTGCCATTTTTAAATATTTAAACAAAAATGAATTGGCTTTTAGAGAAAGTTTTAACGATGCTTCAGCTTTAAGATATGGTGAAAACCCACATCAAAAAGGTTACTTTTTTGGAAACTTAGAAGAACTTTTTGAAAAATTACATGGTAAAGAACTTTCATATAATAATTTATTAGATGTTGATGCCGCAGTAAATTTGATGAATGAATTTAAAAATGATGCTCCAACTTTTGCAATCTTAAAGCATAATAATGCCTGTGGTTTAGCTCAAAGAGCAACATTAAAACAAGCATATGTAGATGCTCTAGCAGGTGATCCAACTTCTGCTTTTGGAGGCGTTTTAATTTCAAACAAAGAAATTGATGCTGATACGGCAGCTGAAATACATAAATTGTTCTGTGAAGTTGTAATAGCTCCAAGCTACTCTGTAGAAGCTTTAGAACTTTTAAAAGGTAAAAAAAATAGAATTATTTTAATTCAAAAAGATATTGAATTACCTAACCACCAATACAGAACTGCATTAAACGGTGTTTTATTTCAAGAGAAAGACAACAAAACAGATAATGCAAACGTTATGACCACCGAAACTGTTACTGCTCCATCTGATAATGAGTTAGAAGATTTATTTTTTGCTTCAAAAATTTGTAAACATACTAAATCTAATACTATTGTTTTGGTAAAAAACAAGCAACTATATGCTAGTGGAACGGGACAAACAAGTAGAGTTGATGCATTAGAACAAGCAATTGCAAAAGCTAAACACTTTAATTTTGACTTAACAGATGCAGTAATGGCAAGTGATGCTTTTTTCCCATTTCCAGATTGTGTTGAAATTGCTAAAAAAGCAGGTGTTAATGCTGTTATTCAACCAGGAGGCTCTATAAAAGATCAATTATCTATAGATTATTGTAACAACAATAAAATGTCTATGATATTTACAGGAACTCGCCATTTTAAACACTAA
- a CDS encoding rod shape-determining protein — protein sequence MGFFDFMTEDIAIDLGTANTLIIHDGKVVVDAPSIVARDRSTGKIIATGKKASLMQGKTHENIKTIRPLKDGVIADFEASEQMIKEFIKSIPSIKKRFFTPSLRMVICIPSGITEVEKRAVIDSSEHMNAKEIYLIHEPMAAAIGIGIDIMQPKGNMIIDIGGGTTEIAVIALGGIVCDKSVKVAGDVFTSDIAYYMRTQHNLYVGERTSEKIKIQIGAATEDLETPPEDMLVQGRDLLSGKPKQVQVSFREISKALDKSILRIEDAVMETLSKTPPELAADIYNTGIYLAGGGSMLRGLDKRLSRKTDLPVYVAEDPLRAVVRGTGSALKDLEKYKNVLMK from the coding sequence ATGGGTTTTTTCGATTTTATGACCGAAGACATTGCCATTGATTTAGGTACAGCAAATACCCTAATTATACACGATGGCAAAGTGGTTGTTGATGCTCCTTCAATTGTAGCGAGAGATAGAAGCACTGGTAAAATTATAGCAACTGGTAAAAAAGCCAGTTTAATGCAGGGAAAAACTCACGAAAATATAAAAACAATTAGGCCCTTAAAAGATGGTGTAATTGCAGATTTTGAAGCTTCGGAGCAAATGATAAAAGAATTTATCAAAAGTATACCAAGCATAAAAAAACGTTTTTTCACACCTTCTTTACGAATGGTAATTTGTATTCCTTCTGGTATAACCGAAGTTGAAAAAAGAGCTGTAATTGATTCTTCTGAGCATATGAATGCTAAAGAAATTTACCTAATACATGAACCAATGGCCGCTGCCATTGGTATTGGTATTGATATTATGCAACCAAAAGGTAATATGATTATTGATATAGGAGGAGGAACAACTGAAATTGCAGTAATTGCTTTAGGTGGTATTGTTTGCGATAAATCTGTAAAAGTTGCTGGAGATGTTTTCACTTCAGATATTGCATATTATATGAGAACGCAACATAATTTATATGTTGGTGAACGCACTTCTGAAAAAATTAAAATTCAAATTGGAGCGGCTACAGAAGATTTAGAAACTCCTCCTGAAGATATGTTAGTACAAGGAAGAGACTTGCTTAGTGGAAAACCTAAACAAGTACAAGTATCTTTTAGAGAAATCTCTAAAGCACTAGATAAATCTATTCTTAGAATAGAAGATGCAGTAATGGAAACGCTTTCTAAAACACCTCCAGAATTAGCTGCTGACATTTACAATACTGGTATTTACTTAGCAGGTGGTGGTTCTATGTTACGTGGATTAGATAAACGTTTATCTAGAAAAACAGATTTACCTGTTTATGTTGCTGAAGATCCTTTAAGAGCTGTTGTTAGAGGTACTGGAAGTGCTTTAAAAGATTTAGAAAAATACAAAAATGTATTAATGAAATAA
- the mreC gene encoding rod shape-determining protein MreC has product MQQLIYFIRKFRYFLLFILLETVAFIFIFQHHSFHKSKFINSANFITGGVYNTLNSVNDFFHLKTENQQLIEENTLLKNLLSKSDLDLNKDNFKLNDSSKYGQKFEYSFGKIINNNYTNRNNTLTLNKGTNQGVTSDLGVINSKGIIGVTKSTSNNYTTVLSILNTKSMINVRLKNSDHFGTLIWNGKDYNILQLIDIPRQAQIKIGDTIITGGKSAIFPEGIKIGTVRNFEFENNQYKNINILLFNDMSAIGYVQIIKNLERIEQLNLESNTLNE; this is encoded by the coding sequence ATGCAGCAATTAATTTACTTTATTAGAAAATTTAGATACTTTCTGCTATTTATACTTTTAGAAACTGTAGCCTTTATTTTTATATTTCAACACCATTCTTTTCATAAAAGTAAATTTATTAATTCCGCAAATTTTATAACTGGAGGCGTATATAACACTCTAAATTCTGTAAATGATTTTTTTCACTTAAAAACTGAAAATCAACAATTAATAGAAGAAAATACTTTATTAAAAAATTTATTGAGTAAAAGTGATCTGGACTTAAATAAGGATAATTTTAAATTAAATGATTCTTCCAAGTATGGTCAAAAATTCGAATATTCTTTCGGTAAAATTATAAATAATAATTACACTAATAGAAACAATACATTAACTTTAAATAAGGGTACAAACCAAGGTGTTACTTCAGATTTAGGTGTAATAAATAGTAAAGGAATTATTGGTGTAACAAAAAGCACCTCTAATAACTACACTACAGTATTATCTATTCTAAACACAAAATCAATGATTAATGTTCGCTTAAAAAATAGTGATCATTTTGGTACATTAATTTGGAATGGAAAAGATTATAACATTTTACAACTTATCGATATTCCTAGACAAGCACAAATTAAAATTGGTGATACAATTATAACTGGTGGTAAATCTGCTATTTTCCCAGAAGGAATAAAAATAGGAACTGTTAGAAATTTTGAATTTGAAAACAATCAATATAAAAATATAAATATTTTATTATTTAATGATATGAGCGCAATAGGATACGTTCAAATTATTAAAAACCTAGAAAGAATTGAACAGCTAAATTTAGAAAGTAATACATTAAATGAATAA
- the mreD gene encoding rod shape-determining protein MreD, translating to MNNLVLNNLVRFLILILLQVLVLNHINLLGYLNPMVYIVWIFLFPIRKSKTLFLILSFLLGLSIDFFSDSGGINAAATLFIAFIRLPILKIVLKKTDFDYLLFNIRTISFSKSLLFISILTFIHHFIVFSLSYFNFNSYLAIISNTILTSIFTIIISILGIILFTKKK from the coding sequence ATGAATAATCTTGTCTTAAATAATTTAGTACGTTTTTTAATACTTATACTCCTCCAAGTTCTAGTTTTAAATCATATAAACCTACTTGGGTATCTAAACCCTATGGTATATATAGTTTGGATATTTTTATTTCCTATTAGAAAAAGTAAAACTTTATTTTTAATACTAAGCTTTTTATTAGGTTTAAGTATTGATTTTTTTTCAGATTCTGGAGGAATAAATGCCGCTGCCACGTTATTTATAGCTTTTATAAGACTCCCTATTCTAAAAATTGTACTTAAAAAAACAGATTTTGATTATTTATTATTTAATATTAGAACAATTTCTTTTAGCAAATCTTTACTGTTTATAAGTATTTTAACCTTTATACACCATTTTATTGTTTTTAGTTTAAGCTATTTTAACTTCAACTCATATTTAGCAATTATTTCTAACACAATTTTAACAAGTATTTTTACAATAATTATAAGTATTTTAGGTATTATATTATTTACAAAAAAGAAGTAA
- the mrdA gene encoding penicillin-binding protein 2 — MKRSGLLSFLIIFIALVFIGRLFYLQVLNNSYTIPALNSSAVKVTYDYPERGYIYDRNGTLLVANQLSYDIMVIPREVKPLDTLDFCSLLKITKEDFIKKLERAKHYSTRIPSTFLAQVSKNDYAFLQEKMYKFKGFYIIKRSLREYPINSAPNVLGYISEVNERMIKKNPYYQLGELIGTAGVESTYEEVLRGTKGVKYIQRDRFNKEIGSYKNGMYDTLPVPGNDLTLTLSSKLQQYGEALMANKRGGIVAIEPSSGEILALVSTPTYNPNLMVGRERSKNFTKLYLDTISNPLLDRGLQGEYPPGSPFKILTALAALQEGVITPTSTIRCVNNTFHYGNRTMACHCNTFGSPLALNKAIYRSCNSYFSLAYKKVIEKYPTSSEGMDAWSRHIKSFGLGNYLNNDLSVGQKGLVPDGSFYDKWYPNNRWTATYNISNAIGQGEILTTPIQLANMTAAVANRGFYYIPHIVKKIKDKKIDSKFTTPINTTINKEHFEPVIEGLFNVFENAHGTARSSRVEGIEICGKTGTAQNPHGQDHSIFIAFAPKDNPKIAIAVFVENGYWGSRWAGPIASLMIEKYLKGETSRPYLEERMYNGSLEEEYNKQLQLETKEIEK; from the coding sequence ATGAAACGGTCTGGCTTATTATCCTTTTTAATTATATTTATAGCACTTGTGTTTATTGGTAGATTATTTTATTTACAAGTATTAAATAATTCCTATACTATTCCTGCCTTAAACAGCTCTGCCGTAAAAGTAACCTATGACTATCCTGAAAGAGGTTATATCTACGATAGAAATGGAACTTTATTAGTAGCCAATCAACTTTCTTATGATATTATGGTTATTCCTCGTGAAGTAAAACCATTAGACACTTTAGATTTCTGCTCTTTATTAAAAATAACAAAAGAAGATTTTATAAAAAAACTCGAAAGAGCTAAACACTATTCTACAAGAATTCCATCAACATTTTTAGCACAAGTCTCTAAAAATGATTACGCCTTTCTACAAGAAAAAATGTATAAGTTTAAAGGATTTTATATTATAAAAAGATCTCTTAGAGAGTATCCAATAAATTCAGCACCAAATGTATTAGGTTATATTAGTGAAGTAAATGAAAGGATGATAAAAAAGAATCCTTACTATCAACTTGGAGAATTAATTGGAACAGCAGGAGTAGAATCTACCTACGAAGAAGTGCTAAGAGGTACTAAAGGTGTAAAATATATACAAAGAGACCGATTTAACAAAGAAATCGGTTCGTATAAAAATGGAATGTATGATACACTTCCTGTTCCTGGAAATGATCTTACTTTAACACTTAGTAGTAAATTACAACAATACGGAGAAGCCTTAATGGCTAATAAACGTGGAGGAATTGTAGCAATTGAACCTTCATCTGGAGAAATTCTAGCATTGGTCTCCACTCCTACTTACAACCCAAATCTAATGGTTGGAAGAGAGCGCTCTAAAAACTTTACAAAACTATATCTAGATACCATAAGCAACCCACTACTAGACCGAGGACTTCAAGGAGAATATCCTCCAGGATCTCCATTTAAAATACTTACTGCCTTAGCTGCTCTACAAGAAGGTGTTATTACACCTACATCAACTATTAGGTGCGTTAATAATACGTTTCATTATGGAAATAGAACAATGGCCTGCCACTGTAATACATTTGGAAGTCCTTTAGCTTTAAACAAAGCCATTTACCGTTCTTGTAATAGCTATTTTTCGCTTGCCTATAAAAAAGTAATTGAAAAATATCCAACATCTTCAGAAGGAATGGATGCTTGGAGTAGACATATAAAAAGTTTTGGATTGGGAAACTATTTAAACAACGACTTATCTGTTGGACAAAAAGGTTTGGTACCTGACGGTAGCTTCTACGATAAATGGTATCCAAATAATAGATGGACAGCGACATATAATATATCAAATGCAATTGGACAAGGTGAAATTTTAACAACTCCTATCCAACTAGCAAATATGACTGCAGCAGTAGCAAATAGAGGCTTTTATTATATACCACATATTGTAAAAAAAATAAAAGATAAAAAAATAGATTCAAAATTTACAACTCCAATTAATACCACCATTAATAAAGAACATTTTGAACCAGTAATTGAAGGTCTTTTTAATGTATTTGAAAACGCACATGGAACAGCTAGAAGCTCTAGAGTTGAAGGAATAGAAATTTGTGGAAAAACAGGAACTGCTCAAAACCCACACGGTCAAGACCATTCAATATTTATAGCATTTGCACCTAAAGACAACCCTAAAATTGCCATTGCCGTTTTTGTTGAAAATGGATACTGGGGTTCTAGATGGGCAGGTCCTATAGCTAGCTTAATGATAGAAAAATATTTAAAAGGAGAAACAAGTAGACCTTATCTGGAAGAAAGAATGTATAATGGTAGTTTAGAAGAAGAATACAACAAACAACTACAATTAGAAACTAAAGAAATTGAGAAGTAG
- the rodA gene encoding rod shape-determining protein RodA: MRSRKTNIFFGIDWVLVLLYFVLIFFGWINIYSATITNDQYDLINFSTEYGKQLIWIGLSFPIILLILLFDAKFYEKYASIIYLISLASLLGLFILGKNINGATSWYDFGGFSLQPSEFVKAATALAIAKLVSDKQFNLKKFNTQFQAFLILFFPAILITLQPDPGSALVYTAFIFVLYREGLPFYYITVGFLTLVLFVITLYLGFIDTLLGSLLLFVIILIYFIKYRKKAFKRGWIKLLGVYFISAFFIFSVDLVFNHVFEQRHRDRFNILLGKTTDTKNIGYNTNQSVTTIASGGLTGRGFLEGERTQGNFVPEKQTDYIFTIVGEEWGFVGTTTVIIVFVLFLLRILQVAERQKSKFSRVYGYSIASIFFTHFTINIGMVLGILPTIGIPLPFFSYGGSALWGFTVLLFLFIRLDANRSYEW; encoded by the coding sequence TTGAGAAGTAGAAAAACAAACATATTTTTTGGAATTGATTGGGTATTAGTACTCCTATATTTTGTATTAATTTTTTTTGGTTGGATAAACATATATTCAGCTACAATTACTAATGATCAATATGATTTAATAAATTTTTCAACTGAATATGGAAAACAATTAATTTGGATAGGTTTAAGTTTCCCTATTATTCTTTTAATTTTACTTTTTGATGCCAAATTTTACGAAAAATACGCATCAATAATATATTTAATTAGTCTAGCTTCTTTACTTGGGCTTTTTATTCTTGGAAAAAACATTAATGGAGCTACATCTTGGTACGATTTTGGCGGATTCAGCCTTCAACCTTCTGAATTTGTTAAGGCCGCAACTGCACTAGCAATAGCAAAATTAGTGAGTGATAAGCAATTCAATCTAAAAAAATTCAATACTCAATTTCAAGCATTTCTAATTTTATTTTTTCCCGCTATACTAATTACATTACAACCTGATCCAGGTTCCGCATTAGTATACACAGCATTTATTTTTGTACTTTATAGAGAAGGACTACCTTTTTATTATATCACTGTCGGTTTTTTAACCTTAGTACTCTTTGTAATTACTTTATATTTGGGCTTTATAGATACATTACTTGGGTCGCTATTATTATTTGTAATAATTCTTATCTATTTTATCAAATACAGAAAAAAAGCTTTTAAAAGAGGATGGATTAAACTTTTAGGAGTGTATTTTATAAGTGCTTTTTTTATTTTTAGTGTAGACCTTGTATTTAACCACGTTTTTGAACAACGTCACCGAGATAGGTTTAATATCCTATTAGGTAAAACAACAGATACTAAAAATATAGGTTACAATACAAATCAATCTGTTACAACAATAGCGTCTGGCGGTTTAACCGGAAGGGGATTTTTAGAAGGTGAACGTACACAAGGAAATTTTGTACCAGAGAAACAAACCGATTATATTTTTACAATTGTTGGAGAAGAATGGGGATTTGTAGGTACAACAACTGTTATAATAGTATTTGTACTATTTTTATTAAGAATACTACAAGTTGCCGAACGGCAAAAATCAAAATTTAGTAGAGTATATGGTTATAGCATTGCCTCCATATTTTTCACTCACTTTACTATTAATATTGGTATGGTATTAGGAATTCTTCCTACAATTGGAATTCCACTACCCTTTTTCAGCTACGGAGGATCTGCGCTTTGGGGCTTTACTGTACTGCTCTTTCTTTTTATAAGATTAGATGCTAACAGATCTTACGAGTGGTAA